ttgcatcattttTGCCATGTAGATGCAGAACACAACCTATATTTTGAGTTCCTGTATACATGGCAACTTGGGACACAAGCCGagctttgggaaagttactttttttggattatGGCTTCCAGAATTGCTGGCAGGCAGATTGCATGGCCACTGGTCCTGCTGGTTATGAATGTTGCAGTGCCCATGAAAGTAACTGAGCTCTGGTCTTCAATGTGATGCTGTAAACAAATCTTCACTTAATCGTAGAATTTTAAGActaaggaaaggggaagaagattggccttttggctaagatcaactGTAGTGTTTAGTATCAGAGATCTCACAGCCAATGTTAGCAAGCACAAAACAATATTTCTCTCTAAAAGGTGATTTCAAGGTGTGAAAGTAGTATAGATTGCAGGGTATACACATCTGAAAGTTCCCTTCTATAAAACACAGACAAACCTCCCCAGAGAGGAGCTAAGGCCAGACTAGAATACATTACTCTGATAAGCTAGCTTTCTGCAGACAGGGATATTTTTCTAGTTATTCTGTGGGATGAGGGAGAAAAAGGTCAAGGAATCGTATTTTCATATCTGCCATATCTATGGGAGACATAACTGGCCAGTCGGCCTGTTAGCAAACCCAGCTCCTCCAGCCCTAGGCTTGACTCTTCCCATCAACAGGGGTTCAAGGGACTATTTGCAACAGGAAGGTAGTCAGTGGGGCTCTTGACAATGTCTCTGCACCCTGCTTTTCTCTTCCAAGTCCATGTCAGTTTGAGACCTTGCCGTTGCCAGACTCTGAAACCCAGGGAATTTTTTTAAGGCCAagggggaaagcaaaggaaagagaaaatgttgCAGGGGAAGATGGAGTGGGGAAGAACGACAGAATCAAAATGAGCAATATTGGGCAGGTTAAGCCACCCCCTTTGTCCCCTCTGCAAAATCCATTTTGTCCCCTCTGCAAAGCCCTAGTCATTCAAGTTAGACAGCAAAGACTATGCTGGTTGCACCAGCCCCAATGGGAAAGAGTGCTAATCCATGGCAGCAACTAACTGTGTACATTTCCATCAGTGTAGCCCCTGCTCTCATTGGCACTGCTAGGCACTTAAACGATTCCGGACCCGGGCCCATTGGACACaaatctgcataaaatttgcatatgctAATGTAGGCCTACATTATACATGAAGGAATAGATTGAGGGGGGGCTGGAATCTAGGACCCCAGGCCTAGCAATGTCCCTACCTGCAATGTTTGTGCTTGATTTAACACCATGTGTTGTTAGAAACAGGTGCATTGGATCACTAGGGAtggattaaaaaataatttgcacagGGTACCAGTTGCTCCTCCAAGTTAGTTGAACCTAACAAGGGCCCTTATGTACAGAGCACAGCAAGTTTGGGAACATACTCATCCCAACATGGCACCTGTAGTTCAATAGAGCTAGAGGCTGCCATGCTTGGAAACAGTGACTTAAGAGAGCTGGAATGTGTTTGAAATCCTTACCAGTAATCCATGCAAAGAATGGACCTAACCTCCTCCAAACATCTTCTGCAGGAGCTCCACTGAAAAAGCATCAAAAGATTTGCAAGATATATCAGTGAAGTGgtgaatctattccaggtttTCATCCAGGCTTTGAAGGGGTCAAACTCTATCCCTTAAAAGCTATCCaaaatctggaatggattcaTAGTCCCGCTGACATGGGAAACACAAGCCACTCTGGACCGTGCTCATTTCTCCCATTTGTTTCAGTGGTGCTGGTGCAGACCTTCCTACAGCACTGGACCCTGTacctgttttttattttgttaacccTAGGAGTTTATTAAGGAGATAGCAACCTTTCGAGGAAATGAACCGGGGCATAAGAGCATCAGATCTCATGAGAGATTGTCTTGATAAAAACAGGGCACTTGGATGGGAAATGGTCATGGCTATAAATCAAGCAGGCGCTCTTCACAGGTCTCCACAGGCCACTTGGCTGCACCCCCAAAGACATCCACGTTGTTGTCAACCCAGGGGATGATGTTGCCCGGCATGTTGGCAGAGCAGTTGGCAATATTCATGATGTCTTCGGGCTTTAAGACTCTGTCCCAGATGTTGAACTGGCTCATCTCACCGACAAAAGCTTGAGTTGCATCAAACCTTCCACCAACAGTGTCCTAAAGAAGGAAAACAAGGTGGAGCAGAAGCACTTTTTAGTTAGGTTGACATTTTAGCTTCATCTAATCTGTCCTTATGAGAAAAGAAATGCCTAAGCCAGTCTATTTCTATGTGTGGAAAATGCGAAGGggtttacatctgagtagacctAGCTATCATGGCACATAAATCCTTCCGACATTATATTCTTGACTGTTTATCTGTTATAGTTACACCCTGCTTTTAAGGAGAGCCATGTTGGTTCAGACCAATGGCCTATCAATAGCATTCAGTTCACAAAATAGCCAACTAGTTGCCTATGAGCCAACTAGTCTTCCtattcacaacaaccctgtgaagtagattAGCCTGAGACAGTGgcctaaatgctattgctactcCTGACTGGAGCAGGTGCATCAAACCAATGTTGCCCTCTTACTCACCTGCTCCTGACCCAGGATCAGGACCCCTCCTGGCTTAATGGGGTGCCAAGGAGCTAAATTATCCCCGGTGCCAAGTTTCTCGCCATCTTGGAATGCTTCCCACATCCCGTCCCTCGTTGTCCAGGTGACACAGATGTGGTGCCATTTTCCATCGCTGATGAAGAGTGGGAGCTGGGCAACCTGGGCAAAGAGATCAATAGAAGTGATCAGGAATGCCATACTTGCTGCAAACAAGGCACAAAGGTCAGAGTCCTGTTGGTCTTTCTTGGAAGatggccttctctgtggctactTCCACATTTGGAGTTCCCTCTTTAAGGAACCTAGGATGGACCTTCCGTGTTATCTTTTGAGCATCAAGTGAAGATCTTTGTTTTCAATTAAGCTTATGATTTGTAACAAGAGGAGGGCTCCATCTCCTCCACTATCCCACCCTAAATACACCAGTCTTATGGTGTATACACCAGGGCTCCATCTCCTCCACTATCCCACCCTAAATACACTGCACCAAATCAGGCCAGGCCTAGCTAGAtattgaatgggagaccaccatggAATACCAGAGATCTCCAGGTGAGGTGAGCACAGAATCTGGCCTGAACCTCTGCCGAACCTCTTCCGATCAGAGTTGTCAATACTGGTCTAGATATATTAAAGCATGGCtaggtataaggcagcttcctatgttcagGGGAGCTATGATCGGCCACTGCTCCTTCTGGTGCTTGTTTGCTTAAAGCCCAACTCAGGTTTGCAGCTACATATTGTAGAAAGTGACCCCCAAAAGCAGTTTGAAAGTAGACAAAACTCCCATGTTCTTTGTCCTAAAAACTCATATAGTTGGTCCTGCATATGCAAGGGATCTTTGTGTCTACCCAGTGGTAAAAGCAACACACTCTGCATAAGCTCAGAGGAACTCTCCTTTAGCATTGCCATATATCCTTGAAGGCAGCGCCTTGCATTCAGATCCTGGAGCCACACATGAATTACGCCctgcatatacagtatgtatatttgCAACTTCACAATGTCTCTTAGCAACTCACTTACAAATCCCTCGGGGATTTAGTGTTGATGAGATAATCACAACATAACAGCATGCCTTGGACATTTCTCTTGCTACAAagccccaaacacacacacacagttctgaCAGATTATTTTTTCAGCTACACTTTTAACAGAACAGTTACTGTTCCGATCAATAGTTAAGTGATTCATGGCccaattttaaaacagctgaGCCAACAAGTTGTGCTCCAGTGAAGGGAGCTTCTAGCAGCAAAGCAATATGAGAACTGTGGCTTTCCAACAGAATCAAACAGTTGGCTTAAACTTCGGCATGAGATAAGCAGAGCCTTACTTGATCAGGACAAAGGTCTGTCCAGCTCAGCATCTTGTTTTATACAAAAGCCCACCAGATGCAGATAGAGAATACACAATAAGTGCAATAGCACCCTTTCATTTGTGTTCCCCAGCAACTAATATGCTGATGCATATTCTCTCTTGTCCTTCTGTCTTGACAAGTGGCCTCTGGGGTTCAAAACCTGAGATAGCTCCATGTTTCAATGTTTCCAAACAGTGGTCTTTCtggttttttggatttcaactcccagaagccccagacaactAGACCAACAGTCgacaattctgggagctgaagtccaaaacatctggaggtccaaattttaagtcccactgaatgtTTGGCGGTGGATGCACCACCCCATAGACATAGAAGTCACCAGCCACTAAAGGATGGAACCtgcccaaaagtaacttttccaagcctgaGCTATCTGGAAGTGTCTTTTTAATCTTGGCTGATCTAGATGTTCCCCAAAGGCAGCCTGTCTTTTCCTCACCTTGTCATTGATCAGCAGCTCAATGGGGTTGTTCCCCCATTCGATCAGCACCACTTCATTGGCTTGGCCAGGGACAGCATAGGAAAAAGGTGTTCCAATCCCAGGGGATGCGCTCGACTTCAGCCACAAGCACACAGTGAAGGCGTACAGTTCTGGCAGCGTCTTCTTGATTTTCCCATACAAGTAATTGGTGCGGAGAGGGAGGGAGACTTTGAATGCATCTGGTGCCTTGAAGGCACTGGTACCTGGGGTGCAGATCCAAAAGGAAACATCAGCATGGAGAAATAATGCACATAGAGAAACCGTAAGACAGTTCATTGCAGCCATTTGCATTGATTTATTGATGAGACTTGCACAAAAAGGGGACCTTTTCGACTTTTCACCCTATTTCTAgttgaaaaaaaatgtgtgttgtgATTGCAGTTGTGTGTTCTGATGGCAATTCTCTAGGTTATGGTTTCATGCAAAACGCCTGGGTCTGCACAGTTCCAAAGCACAACCATTAATCTGGTCAACCAAGTTGTGATCCAGATCCATCAGTCCTGGCAATATAATTTAAGAAGGCTTTGCATTTAAACAGTCCACACTaccttaaaaaattaaaaatgattatgCAGAGCGTTCCATGCTATACCTCCCTCGCCATATGCACCGGAAATTTAAATACACAAACTCCAGCCAAGCGTGCCGTTTCCCAGTAATTAAACCTAAGGATCTGATTAAATGATTAGGATTAAGAGTGTCCCCCAGTGGCACCAGGAGTAATCCACAGGAAAGGTTGCACATTTGAGACAGGACACTGTTGCCTCAAGGTCTGTGGAGTCTGCAGAAGGGAAATGCAACCATTAATTAAAAGCAGAAAGGGGGGAGAAATCTCTTGTCTCAAAGGCAAGGAAGATAATCTGGAAGAGGGTGGAAATAAAATACCATCCACCATGTATTTCTTATTTGTTACATTAAGACGCTTCCTTTTCTACAATGAGTTTAACAGCATCGTGCCTggcattcttcttcctccttcctccctctcgtctcctcacaacaatcctgtaatGTAGGTCAACTTGAGCTTGGAACTGAGAGAGAGAAGGCCTAGAATCCTGAACCACAGGgttgtgtcacacacacacacacacacacacacacacacacatccatatgTGTGTACGACTGGTCCGAAATCATCTGGTGTGTTTCGGGGCTCAAAGAAGACTAGAACCTCAGTCTCCCAAATCCCAGTTCAGACAGAGATGTAGCTGAAGTGTTTCAAACACTCAAGTACTATACAATGgtccctctatatccacagattttttttatccacgaattcaaaaatccaaagcttgaaaatactaaaaaaaagtatataagtttcaaaaagcaaaccttgattttgccattttatataaaggagactattttattatgccatggcATATGATGcaacctgagcatccatggattttggtatccacaggggctcctggaaccaaaccccaacagaaaCCAAGGACCCGCTGTATAAACGTCCTGATTGTTATTAGAATTTGCATTCCTTAATTTATATTCCACACTGACTTATATACACTTGGCCAGAATACTGTTGATATTTTACACTGGTGTAAATTTCCCTgtggaagtggttggacatttttgtgcAATGAGAAGTGGTCATATTCAGTTAAAAGTTCCGGATGCAGGGCCATTGTATACAGGGCTGTGCATTGCTGTTCAATGCTCATGGGTGTGCATTGTGCATGTATATATGCACTGCAAGTTATTCATGTGCATAGCAAGGCATTAATGTGGTGGCATTCTGCAGCCACCATGTCACTCAAGGAGTATTAAGTTACCTTCTGCCATTTCAAAGTAGAATCTCAGTCCCTCATAGTGATGTATATTTCATGACTTCacagagaaggggaagaggaaaaccacataacCACAGTGGCAACCTCTTCTGCCTCTTCACCAATGTTTCATTAAACCAACGCATAGGACTGTCTCATAGGACTTGCGCAGAACTTTCCTCCAAGAGGCAGGGTTTTTTCCTACCCACTTGACAAAGGGTGCTGTGTAATACTGTGACACTCGTACACCTACGGCAACAGATGCCTCCCTTTCTCCCATCTTTGGTACCCTTTTAGAAAATAGAAAGCAGTGGGAGTTGGCACCGGCCATCTTTACTGCAAGAGCGGGAAGAAGGTAACAAGCTGAAGTTATGATTCACGGATCTCGGCAGCTGCAAGTCGGGGAGGAAGAACTGAGGGCTGCAGTGCCTTTGGTAACATTTCACTCAGGGATGCTATTAGCTGCATAATGAACTTTTCATTGCCAGTAGGTCCAAACTGATGCATCGTGCCCACCTAGACTGAGTGGGTTTGAGCAGATCAATACGCATTGACTAATTTCCTGTCAAGTTGAGTTTTGATTGTTTGACTGGTTATTTCAAAGTGACGTCCTGTAATATTCGGGAATATTTAACCTTTCGCAGGTGAGATCTGAGATGTATGAGTAGCTAGCTCTACCTACACAATTCCATATCCTTTTGTTGCCCAAAAGCTGTCAAGTCCAGGGATGGGCCCCTACTGTGATcacttggttgttgtgtgctttcaagtagtttccaacttacagtgaccgtAAGGTGAActtttgttcaaaggaggtttgccattgccttcccttgagactggGAGAGTGTGGCTCatctaaggtcacccattgggcttcatggccacataggaatcgaaccctggtctctagagtcatagtccaacacgcaaaccactatgctacactggctcagTGCAGAAAGTGGAGGTGATTCAGACAACCTAGAAGTTACTGATCTCAGCTCAGTGGGCAGAAAGAAATAAGGGTGCACTCTCACATaagcatatctcagttaacaaagcctctgataaaggCTAGATCagcaactaaggtccaaaacacactgcagaaataatccagtttaagacctctttaactgccctagctcaatgctttgggaattctgggaactttagtattgtgagacctttagtcttctgtgtcagagagctctggtgccacaacaaactacagttcccaggattctctagcaccaAGCCAGGGAGATTAAAGAATTATTTccgcagcatgttttggaccactatgatcttaggttgcatctgcactgcaaaaataatagtctgacaccagtttaactgccatggctcaatccgtggacatggagggctgactgtacatacaaAGACATCTGCAAAGCTGGCCATTGGAATTATTACCTCGTTCCAACTCAGCGACCCGTTCCAGAAGCGCATTCAAGGCAGCCTCCGTCTTTTGCCGGTGGGTGGACGTTTCGTTGTGAAGCTGAGACTTCTCGTTCTCCAGATCCGCAACTTTGCTCAACAGCTGCCGCTCCAGCTCTCCCAGCCTCCTCTGCAGCATCTCTCGGAGATCATTCGGCAGGGCTGCAAATGAGACGTTGGCTCGGAGCTGGTgctttaggaggaggaggagggaaagaaagcaaaatcATATGCCAGGGATGATTATTGCAGTTCTCGTGCATTAAGCTTAATTAGGTACTTGTCAATCATGTGGGCATAAGCATCTCAAATGCCACCGTACCACCGTTTTggggaagttattttttggactcccaaaatcccccaggagttgtagtccttcAAAAGctatgagcctgaacagacaggccaaaatagtggctttgggtcactttggaggtatgttgtttaaatgacacacacatcttaggaggccagaagctgtgccaaagctgccctctagtccttaggactgaagcatggctttggtgtggcttctggcctcttgggacacatgtatcatttaaatagcatacctccagagtgacccaaagcagctttattttggcctgtctgttgaaGCCCTATATTTCTTAGATGTATTCAGGGTATTTTAATCTTCTATTTTGAAAAGATCCGCTAACTGGAAATAGGGGGGGGGGACATCCTCCTAAGACCTTCCGCATAACTGCTACTAGATTGTACCAGGATGGATGAAAAAATAATTGGACCTGGTGGGAAGTGGTTGCCTAGTGGTTAAGGCACCAATTCTGgcgattggaagatcagaagattggcagtccaaggcccaagtgctgcatgatgggtaagtcctgtcactagtcccagcttctaccaacctagcagttcaaaagcatgcaaatgcaagtagataaataggtaccactttggtgggaaggtaacagcattcggtgcagtcatgcaaTATGAGAAACAACGAATAAGCATTGTATCAGTCACAACGACACAAGACACAGACTATTTTAAAAAACGAAAGAAAGTCTCATTGCTTCAGACTTCTCCTTAACAATTATAGCTTTGAAATGGTATTATTACTATGGGACCACCTTCATGGTGACAATGTCTCAAGCCAAAGCAAGGACTGAGTTTTGCATTGATTCCAAAAAGCTTTTAGGTCTGTCCTTCGAACAGACAGGGAAAGTAGGAAAGGAAATATCCACAGCTGTAAACAATTCTGTCTTAGTGAGCCTTGGGAATGGGAAAGAATTATTATCTGAAATGTTATATTTGGCTTCATTCTTTCCAGTTGTTTGTGCATTGCGCTGCACCTGAAAGAGCACTGACTCGGTTATTAGCAAAAGGACTTGGAATTGCACTTAACACTTCTGATTCTTGTTATTTCCCCTTTAAGCACCAGATGCCAAAGTCACATTATCTGCGATGCCAAGGTTAGATTGCAACCTCTTAAGCGAGTCTGTTCTTAAACAGGGCACAGattaaggaaaagaaatgaaaaagcacCGAGGCCGGAATATCAAACCCACAAATCTCTTCTCAATCCCTTCGGCCgagacatacacaaacacaccctTTAGTCCTTTCACATTGCCGCTGAAAAggaaagatgcttaaaaacaaaaagcaactaGTTGTGTCGACTTTACTTGCTGCACTCAGCATCTATAACAGAAGAATCTGCTCCAAAGCTGACATTGGGGCTAGAGGTTTGGATCTCATCCCATCTCACCATCCATCTCCATGCCTGGCATAAAAGGTAGTGCTTAATATGATAATAAAATGACCCCTTATAGTATATGTCAGGAATATGATTAACCTAAGACTTGTGCAagctttccctccctcttctttttaaatataccAGTAACAAAGAAAGCTAGAGTTTCTGGGAAATGACGGTTGTTTGTTGCAGGATGGCATTGAGATTTCA
This genomic stretch from Sceloporus undulatus isolate JIND9_A2432 ecotype Alabama chromosome 8, SceUnd_v1.1, whole genome shotgun sequence harbors:
- the NPTX2 gene encoding neuronal pentraxin-2 — encoded protein: MLLLPLLAALASFSAGGSWAAPESPPGSRFVCTSLPPEAASSGCPLPPIPMQGMASEEELKATVLQLRETILQQKETIGNQREAIRELTSKLGRCEEGPEGKGGPWKGGKEVAKGKDTMGDLPRDPGQVIDQLSRTMQTLKDRLENLEHQLRANVSFAALPNDLREMLQRRLGELERQLLSKVADLENEKSQLHNETSTHRQKTEAALNALLERVAELERGTSAFKAPDAFKVSLPLRTNYLYGKIKKTLPELYAFTVCLWLKSSASPGIGTPFSYAVPGQANEVVLIEWGNNPIELLINDKVAQLPLFISDGKWHHICVTWTTRDGMWEAFQDGEKLGTGDNLAPWHPIKPGGVLILGQEQDTVGGRFDATQAFVGEMSQFNIWDRVLKPEDIMNIANCSANMPGNIIPWVDNNVDVFGGAAKWPVETCEERLLDL